In Trichoderma atroviride chromosome 2, complete sequence, one DNA window encodes the following:
- a CDS encoding uncharacterized protein (SECRETED:SignalP(1-18)~antiSMASH:Cluster_2.4), protein MFTRSFLPLLTLMACSLAFPFVKRDCAFSADANDGDTCASLAAAWGITEAQFKSYNPSVKDCSALRSGSLYCVEWTQSTTTAVTSTSTSKEAATTSKDSPSPTQSGATSKCTKWVQQTGDKFCAEIAAANGVSLADFLKWNNIKADCSNLVAGNYECVAVSGTTKAKKPTSSLPGHGAEPGTISSCKKFHLIKSGDSCASIEKHYRITDAQFRKWNTELNGKCNNLWLNYNVCVGI, encoded by the exons ATGTTCACTCGCAGCTTCTTGCCTCTCCTTACCCTCAtggcctgcagcttggccTTCCCGTTTGTGAAACGGGACTGCGCCTTTTCAGCCGATGCAAATGACGGAGACACCTGTGCCTCTCTGGCAGCTGCTTGGGGCATCACCGAAGCACAGTTCAAGAGCTACAACCCCAGCGTCAAGGACTGTTCTGCCCTCAGGTCTGGCTCGTTATACTGCGTTGAGTGGACTCAGTCCACAACAACGGCAGTGACCTCAACATCCACCTCAAAGGAAGCGGCCACTACCTCCAAAgactctccatctccaacccAATCTGGGGCGACGTCGAAGT GCACAAAGTGGGTGCAACAGACGGGAGATAAATTTTGTGCTGAAATCGCCGCTGCCAACGGCGTGTCCCTCGCTGACTTCCTCAAGTGGAACAACATCAAG GCCGACTGCTCCAACCTCGTCGCCGGTAACTACGAGTGCGTGGCAGTGAGCGGCACCACCAAGGCTAAGAAGCCGACCAGCAGTCTCCCAGGCCACGGGGCAGAGCCTGGGACCATCTCTAGCTGCAAGAAGTTTCACCTGATCAAGTCGGGCGACTCGTGCGCCAGCATCGAAAAGCATTACCGCATAACGGATGCGCAGTTTCGCAAATGGAATACTGAGCTGAATGGCAAGTGCAACAATTTGTGGCTGAATTATAATGTGTGCGTTGGCATTTAA
- a CDS encoding uncharacterized protein (EggNog:ENOG41~TransMembrane:10 (i93-110o164-182i194-214o226-246i258-278o338-360i401-421o433-452i464-485o497-519i)~antiSMASH:Cluster_2.4~SMCOG1106:major facilitator transporter) → MAVDGKDIKIYTSTEEVTSSIIGSTTPSEAQLLSDIPASEEGGYDDEKNPFRDPAVAQHWRDVYEKSQYECRHVFDPSLSWSEEEERRLVRKLDWRICLWACVMFFGLQVDRGNLAQAVSDNMLDDLGLTTNDYNYGNSVFRISFLCAELPSQLISKMVGPDRWIPVQMVLWSIVAVSQCALTGRASFLCTRSLLGFLEGGFIPDIVLWLSYFYTSRELPVRLSYFWTSLSVTGIATSLLAFALLHLRGVHGWAGWRWLFLVEGLITLVVGLASFFLMPASAVQTKTWFRPKGWFTDREVSIVVNRVLRDDPSKGDMHNREAITPKRLWETLKDFDLWPIYILGVVVFIPPSPPATYITLTLRKIGFDPFTTNLLTIPYNVFHIINLILITRLSEWLNERALVSMIQVLWTLPCVIALRWWPGVMVDQWGTYALVTVLTSYPYCHAILVGWTSKNSNNVGTRSVSAAIYNMCVQVGSIISAYIYVESDAPLYHRGNFNLFIINILGIVLFLLAKAYYIFRNKQRDKTWNAMSEQAKKEYAANQNIQGSKRLDFRFAH, encoded by the exons ATGGCGGTGGACGGGAAGGACATAAAAATCTATACTAGCACTGAAGAAGTGACCTCTAGCATCATTGGGTCAACCACTCCCAGCGAAGCTCAGCTACTCAGCGATATTCCGGCATCTGAGGAAGGCGgatatgatgatgagaaaaaTCCATTCAGGGACCCCGCCGTTGCTCAGCACTGGAGAGATGTATACGAAAAGTCACAGTACGAATGTCGGCATGTGTTTGACCCGTCGCTGTCTTGGtcggaagaagaggagcgtcGCCTCGTGAGGAAGTTGGATTGGCGGATTTGCCTCTGGGCC TGTGTCATGTTCTTTGGCCTTCAAGTCGATCGTGGAAACCTTGCACAGGCTGTGTCGGACAATATGCTGGATGACTTGGGGCTGACCACAAACG ATTACAACTACGGCAACAGCGTATTCAGAATTTCTTTCCTGTGTGCTGAACTCCCCTCGCAGCTCATCTCGAAGATGGTTGGCCCAGACCGGTGGATTCCCGTACAGATGGTGTTGTGGTCTATTGTTGCCGTTTCACAGTGCGCTTTGACTGGTCGAGCAAGTTTTCTCTGTACACGGAGTCTTCTAGGCTTTTTGGAG GGAGGGTTTATTCCCGACATCGTTCTTTGGCTTTCTTACTTCTATACGTCCCGCGAGCTACCAGTCCGCCTCAGCTACTTTTGGACGTCTCTATCCGTCACTGGAATTGCCACTTCGTTACTCGCTTTTGCTCTGCTACACCTCCGCGGTGTTCACGGttgggctggctggcgatggctgttCCTCGTTGAAGGGCTCATCACGCTTGTTGTCGGGCTTGCTTCGTTCTTCCTCATGCCAGCTTCTGCCGTACAGACTAAGACATGGTTTCGCCCCAAAGGCTGGTTCACAGATCGAGAGGTCTCTATTGTTGTGAACAGGGTTCTGAGAGATGATCCGTCCAAAGGGGATATGCACAACCGCGAAGCCATTACACCGAAGCGACTGTGGGAGACGCTAAAGGACTTTGATCTTTGGCCGATTTACATCCTTGGAGTTGTTGTCTTTATACCTCCGAGTCCACCTGCAACATACATTACTCTTACACTGAGAAAAATAGGATTTGATCCGTTCACTACTAATTTGTTGACAATTCCATAT AATGTCTTCCACATTATCAATCTCATTTTAATCACTCGATTGTCGGAATGGCTAAATGAGCGTGCTTTGGTGTCCATGATACAAGTTCTATGGACACTTCCATGTGTCATTGCTTTGCGATGGTGGCCCGGTGTTATGGTTGATCAATGGGGCACATACGCTCTCGTTACGGTTTTGACATCATATCCGTATTGCC ATGCTATTTTAGTTGGCTGGACATCGAAGAATTCGAACAATGTTGGTACGCGCTCAGTATCAGCTGCGATATATAAT ATGTGTGTTCAAGTTGGCAGCATCATATCTGCATACATCTACGTCGAGAGTGATGCTCCGCTCTACCACCGTGGCAACTTCAATCTCTTCATTATCAATATACTCGGAATTGtgctcttccttctcgcGAAAGCGTATTATATTTTCCGAAACAAGCAGCGCGACAAGACCTGGAACGCAATGAGCGAGCAAGCGAAGAAAGAATATGCCGCTAATCAGAATATCCAAGGCAGCAAGAGGTTAGACTTTAGATTTGCTCATTAA
- a CDS encoding uncharacterized protein (EggNog:ENOG41~antiSMASH:Cluster_2.4), with product MARVDTPDVSDDDFAMINSATSDGPAAPYQTPELISRFPRSPKPAPSRLNPDDDAAAEQSQSYFLDGTIPSIFNPQGKDGNLSSYFGDVPGLKYGKSLYKKLSTKDDVLIAVMGMTGSGKTTFIANATGRKDLKIGHDLTSCTQEIQIVETIIDGHTVRFVDTPGFSDTYLSDTEVLEMIADYLAAGYSKELRLSGIIYLHPISDNRVTHHATKNLDMFRKLTGEKNLKDVVLTTSMWDRVAPEEGQKREQELKGKFWNVLMAFGAVYSRHNGSAESAKEIASMFVDKKPFYLQLQEEMGKDNKALKDTAAGKEIMAELSRMKEQHNRELAEMKEMLLRTSAEENKAAVAALEQHYKKMLKDMEKTLSDERRMNEEAVKSLTERISALEKKGICSVM from the exons ATGGCGAGAGTCGATACTCCTGACGTCTCTGACGATGATTTTGCCATGATCAACTCGGCCACCTCTGATGGCCCCGCAGCACCTTACCAGACGCCCGAACTCATTAGCCGCTTCCCGCGAAGCCCAAAGCCAGCGCCTTCAAGGCTGAATCCGGAtgacgatgccgctgctgagcaaTCTCAAAGCTATTTCCTCGATGGAACTATCCCCTCAATCTTCAATCCACAGGGGAAAGACGGGAATCTCTCGAGTTACTTCGGAGATGTCCCGGGTCTGAAATATGGAAAATCGCTGTACAAGAAGCTGAGTACCAAAGACGATGTCTTGATCGCCGTAATGGG TATGACCGGCTCAGGAAAGACTACGTTCATTGCAAATGCGACCGGGCGAAAAGATTTAAAGATCGGCCATGATCTTACTTCAT GTACCCAAGAGATACAAATTGTTGAAACCATCATCGACGGCCACACAGTCCGTTTCGTTGATACCCCGGGCTTCTCAGATACATATCTCTCAGACACCGAAGTCCTTGAGATGATTGCAGATTACCTAGCTGCTGGATACTCCAAGGAGCTACGCCTGTCGGGTATCATATACCTCCATCCCATCTCGGATAATCGCGTCACCCATCATGCAACAAAAAATCTCGACATGTTCCGCAAACTAACTGGAGAGAAAAACCTCAAGGATGTGGTCCTAACAACTAGCATGTGGGATAGAGTTGCGCCGGAAGAGGGCCAGAAGCGCGAACAGGAACTCAAAGGCAAATTTTGGAACGTTTTGATGGCGTTTGGCGCAGTATATTCCCGACACAATGGATCCGCCGAGTCTGCGAAGGAAATCGCGTCCATGTTTGTAGACAAGAAACCGTTTTACCTACAGCTGCAAGAAGAGATGGGGAAAGACAACAAAGCGCTCAAAGACACTGCTGCAGGGAAGGAGATCATGGCTGAGCTCTCCCGGATGAAGGAGCAGCACAATAGAGAACTCGCTGAGATGAAAGAGATGCTTTTGCGGACTTCGGCCGAAGAGAACAAGGCTGCTGTAGCGGCTCTTGAGCAGCATTATAAGAAGATGCTAAAGGACATGGAGAAGACGCTTTCAGatgagaggaggatgaaTGAAGAGGCCGTTAAGTCGCTAACAGAGAGGATCAGTGCtcttgagaagaaggggatCTGTTCTGTGATGTAA
- a CDS encoding uncharacterized protein (EggNog:ENOG41~antiSMASH:Cluster_2.4), whose product MEIDDFTKYLAATGLSAREAEIRTYVAQGAEDVRAIMNSSLSPDGIRRIAAREVHPAIRGRLVTGIIWYLTSLAAERNQAFLSGAFLCLDPHGRLSAFFSAIGSPRTSSHLRHHSAPGCTGGIDLVVDGALPPLANNHRHVLFISIKNDRYRGNCLFLKPEPYGISGFRDFGHHTDRYVRSLSRRFRFGGNDRDGMRKERIPDRHVKAFSEAVAHLPDGESAIAEVGRKGAGEGIAGMHAYLTAKARDGSAKPALAALLRRLEAEYDFVRLRFGNEVCIDFPFEISRTLPGVAGIGGPSPSLLWLQSKDQEVLISVVTTETQKPTISLYK is encoded by the coding sequence ATGGAAATCGACGACTTCACCAAGTATCTCGCCGCCACTGGCCTCTCGGCGCGTGAAGCTGAGATTCGAACATATGTAGCACAGGGCGCCGAAGATGTACGCGCCATCATGAATTCTTCGCTCTCGCCAGACGGAATTCGACGGATTGCCGCTCGCGAAGTTCACCCGGCCATTCGTGGACGCCTAGTCACAGGCATCATCTGGTATCTCACTTCACTGGCTGCTGAACGCAATCAAGCTTTCCTGTCTGGTGCTTTCCTCTGCCTTGATCCTCATGGCCGGctttctgccttcttctcggctATTGGAAGTCCGCGAACTAGTAGCCATCTCAGGCATCACAGCGCGCCAGGCTGTACGGGAGGAATTGACCTCGTCGTAGATGGTGCTTTGCCACCACTCGCCAACAATCACCGGCACgtgctttttatttctattaAGAACGATAGATATCGCGGCAATTGTCTGTTTCTCAAACCCGAGCCTTACGGCATCTCAGGATTCCGGGATTTTGGCCACCACACCGATCGCTATGTCCGTTCGCTCTCGCGCCGGTTCCGATTTGGCGGCAACGATCGTGACGGGATGCGAAAGGAACGTATTCCAGATCGCCATGTCAAGGCCTTCTCAGAAGCAGTAGCTCATCTTCCGGATGGCGAGAGCGCCATTGCAGAAGTTGGCAGAAAAGGCGCGGGCGAAGGTATTGCTGGAATGCATGCCTATCTTACCGCAAAGGCCCGTGATGGAAGTGCCAAGCCTGCTTTGGCAGCATTGTTGCGTCGACTTGAAGCGGAGTACGATTTTGTCCGCTTGCGGTTCGGTAATGAAGTTTGCATTGATTTTCCTTTCGAGATTTCCAGGACGCTGCCTGGAGTGGCAGGAATTGGCGGTCCGTCGCCATCCCTTTTGTGGCTGCAGTCTAAGGATCAAGAGGTTTTGATATCTGTAGTCACTACAGAGACGCAGAAGCCTACCATAAGCctatataaataa
- a CDS encoding uncharacterized protein (EggNog:ENOG41~SMCOG1158:ornithine cyclodeaminase~antiSMASH:Cluster_2.4), with protein sequence MMAPTTEPIYITYLNGLDIAALKLTDEEILGAIETALDAQGRKETVIEPRVHLVPRDSAKGHFNVLRGVVHPLNAAGVKVVGDFVDNYKHGLPSEFGILNLFDPETGVPRAVIDATSITDMRTGAVTAIGAKYLAPSKPKILGHIGARGSSYWNIRLLASLFQFDEIRIHSKRKESREALGARLEKELGRPIRVLDNWEETIVGADIVVEASRLPAPEPLLKTSWIKKGALVMPYGTMSALELSLTDIMDKMVVDDWGQCRKGLPLGALRQHVDNDKLTEENLHAEMGQIVAGAKKGRESDDETILFWHRGLSLSDIALGTTILDKAAKLDIGQRLRYA encoded by the coding sequence ATGATGGCGCCAACAACAGAGCCCATTTACATCACATACCTCAACGGCTTAGACATTGCGGCATTGAAGCTCACAGATGAAGAGATACTCGGGGCCATTGAAACGGCTCTCGATGCGCAGGGCCGCAAGGAGACAGTGATCGAGCCTCGAGTGCATCTCGTGCCGCGGGATTCAGCCAAGGGCCATTTCAACGTTTTACGCGGGGTCGTCCACCCTCTAAATGCGGCGGGTGTCAAGGTTGTCGGCGATTTTGTCGATAACTACAAGCATGGCTTGCCCTCCGAGTTTGGAATCCTGAACTTGTTTGACCCCGAGACTGGCGTGCCCCGAGCGGTTATAGATGCAACGTCTATTACAGATATGCGCACTGGTGCAGTCACAGCAATAGGTGCAAAATATCTGGCGCCCAGTAAGCCCAAGATCTTGGGCCATATTGGCGCGAGAGGCAGCTCTTACTGGAATATCCGTCTCCTGGCCAGCCTCTTCCAATTTGACGAAATCCGAATCCACTCCAAGCGCAAGGAGAGTCGTGAAGCACTGGGTGCGCGCCTAGAGAAGGAGTTGGGAAGGCCGATACGCGTGCTGGACAACTGGGAAGAGACCATTGTAGGAGCAGACATCGTCGTTGAGGCATCACGATTGCCAGCGCCAGAACCTTTGCTCAAGACGAGCTGGATCAAAAAGGGTGCGCTGGTGATGCCCTACGGGACAATGAGTGCTCTAGAGCTCTCACTGACGGATATCATGGACAAGATGGTTGTGGATGACTGGGGTCAGTGTCGCAAGGGCTTGCCGCTAGGAGCCTTGCGGCAGCATGTGGACAACGACAAGCTGACAGAGGAGAATCTCCATGCTGAGATGGGCCAGATCGTGGCGGGAGCAAAGAAGGGCAGAGAAAGTGATGATGAGACGATATTGTTCTGGCACCGCGGTTTAAGTCTCAGCGATATTGCCCTTGGAACGACTATCCTGGACAAGGCAGCAAAGTTGGATATTGGACAACGCCTGAGATATGCTTAG
- a CDS encoding uncharacterized protein (EggNog:ENOG41~antiSMASH:Cluster_2.4), whose product MAAAGVARPPQPASSELLGEPIDVASQKKATLFDPLQHLCYNHPTSTISLDDLGLDFPQASSQTAITAPFPLLTSAGVHELRADIFRPEIVGKYGSWKYPGVYRIRGYGEAAPFAYSMWRSPEVLKACSDAAGVELDVIMDYEIGQLNVQLPKHVDKSSAITDNLPPPEPPKASDDVLEPEEEGADLKDLVSAWHHDSYPWVCVLMLSDPIGMSGGETALRKGDGGILKMRQPGMGWAVMMQGSMVSHAALRTLGSGERITFVVSMRPRDPLLPDTSTLRTVKPISNNDELFRQWTGYRFDVVAKRLAKMRETLQAEGRPAAETHRLTKEWVQAQIEYLQTTVDEMDLNDYIAPNFK is encoded by the coding sequence ATGGCGGCAGCTGGTGTTGCAAGACCTCCTCAACCCGCATCTAGCGAGCTATTGGGCGAGCCCATAGATGTAGCATcgcaaaaaaaggcaaccCTTTTCGATCCACTCCAGCATCTGTGCTACAATCATCCGACATCAACAATCAGTCTTGACGACCTGGGCCTCGACTTCCCGCAAGCCAGTTCACAAACAGCCATCACTGCACCATTTCCACTCTTGACTTCTGCCGGTGTTCATGAGCTGCGTGCCGATATCTTTCGCCCCGAGATTGTCGGCAAGTATGGCTCATGGAAATACCCCGGTGTCTACCGCATTCGTGGTTACGGGGAGGCTGCGCCATTCGCCTATTCCATGTGGCGAAGTCCCGAGGTACTGAAGGCATGCTCAGATGCAGCAGGTGTAGAGTTGGATGTCATCATGGACTATGAGATTGGACAGCTCAACGTACAATTGCCAAAGCACGTGGATAAGAGCAGTGCCATTACGGACAACCTGCCTCCTCCAGAGCCGCCAAAAGCAAGCGACGATGTTCTTgaaccagaagaagagggtgcAGACCTCAAAGACCTTGTTTCTGCGTGGCATCACGACTCTTATCCGTGGGTATGCGTTCTAATGCTCTCTGATCCGATTGGGATGTCAGGAGGCGAGACGGCCTTGCGCAAAGGCGACGGCGGCatcttgaagatgaggcagCCCGGCATGGGGTGGGCCGTGATGATGCAAGGCAGCATGGTCTCACATGCTGCGCTGCGCactcttggcagcggcgagcGCATTACTTTTGTTGTTTCGATGCGTCCGCGTGATCCATTACTGCCAGACACAAGCACGCTGCGCACAGTCAAGCCTATCAGCAACAACGATGAGCTGTTCCGGCAATGGACAGGCTATCGTTTCGATGTTGTAGCCAAACGCCTGGCTAAGATGCGCGAGACGCTCCAGGCTGAGGGAAGGCCGGCTGCTGAGACTCATCGACTGACGAAGGAGTGGGTGCAGGCGCAGATCGAGTATCTGCAAACCACGGTAGATGAAATGGATCTTAATGATTATATAGCTCCAAATTTTAAATAG